The Quercus lobata isolate SW786 chromosome 9, ValleyOak3.0 Primary Assembly, whole genome shotgun sequence region ATTCAATCTAAGTTCAAGTTCGTCACATTTTATCTACAAGTGGGAAAAATCGAAGACACAATACTACTCAAGAAATGCTGAAATTACAGTTCTCGATACTTGTTGATCTACTAAGAATAAATGAATCTCACTATATGTCTCAACACCTCTTGATCCATCAAGCCTCAAgaaaactggaaaaaaaaaattatgttttaaccCACAATGACTTGGCCTTTCTAGAGATTCATGCACTAGGGTTCCATAGTATATAAAAGATATTTTATCGTCGTCATGATAATATAGAAAGACACGCATAACAAGAGTTGCTACAACATTTGTGCACCTAGGGTTTTGTACCAAGATGATACCGGCTTATCAAGGTGTGATTTGAAGAACATTACAAAGCTACAACAATCAAATAGGTTGATGTGATGTTAGTCAAAAataggagatttttgtgaaGGAGAAGTCTTCTCCAAGAAGTAGTCCAATTGAGGATTAGAGCTAATTAGTTTTCATATAGATCAGTAGGTTCTATTGTAGGTGGGTACTCTAAGATTGGGTAAGATTCCTTGTACTTGTAAATTCTATTCATGTTAGTGGATTCTTCAATAGTGATGACCTAAAATTCACTAGGTGGGGTTTTGTCTGCTATAGTTTTCCCTATCATGATCAAATCGCCCTATCAAACTTATTTTCCATTACATTTAATTTAGTTTGGTGATTTGATTGTGCTTTAATTAGTTTTGCATGTAATTTggactaattaatcaacttagcCCATTGGTTAATTAACTGGGGGTCAATCTATAATCTAacacaaactaaaaaaataaaataagggaaataaaataaacttaaatagttgggttgggttgggttaggtggGTTGAAAAGACTATCAACCCAAACTTGAGCTAACCTAAtgctcaaaataaaattccaaccCAACTCTCAACCTACGAAAACCAACCGAGGCATCGGGTTGGTGGATTTCATGTGCACCCCTAAATAGGGTTACTGCACAAGCACATAAAGTCCACTCAGAGATGATTAGAGATGGccatgggtagggtatggatcgAGTATACCCATCCCCGACCCGAAAAGTTTACCCATGGATACCCGATCATCAATATCCGTTAATATCCATACCCGAATCTTACCCGAATATATTATCCAtggatatccataccctacccgaaacccatttaatttttttttaaattcaaaacattaacataaaaactaaccaatcttaaaaaagaaaaacctaatcaataaaaaaaatgtattgattagtttgtatctttttttttcttttttcttttttttttgagatagagatagaaattttattagataaaaaataaaataaagaagcaaCATTTTCCTCTCCATCTTCAATTGTTTGTCAAGCAAATGGCAACTCCAGCTATAGAGTAGGCTTTTTTCAAACTGTTCCGCGAGACTCACGCTCTATTTAGCTTTAGCTTAGTTCACTTCCAATaaacaaacatgaaaaaaaaaaacaattcaaaataaaataaatagtcaCACACGGTTTCTTCATCCTGATCCTAAGAAAaccgcaaaaaaaaaaaaaaaaaaaaaaaaaaaagaagcacagagaaagaaagagagagagagagagtgtgtgtgaaaatcttaaatctcaagagtgtgtgtgtgtgagagaagaATCTGGGTAGCCCTAGAAATCCGGGGAGGGCATGGCATCATCGAAGGTAGTTGTAACGACGAATCCGGATCTGCCACGGCAATCTTCTCTCTACTATGCTTGCTGATCTccaacaacaacagcagcaaAATCAGTCTATGAACATGGACGATCTCTTGAAGAATCTCTACTCCACCTCGTCTGACCAATTCGCTGAAGGAACCACCTCAGCTGGCAGAGGAGGAGCAGGAGGAGAAGGAGACAAGACTGTCGATGAGGTTTGGAAAGAGATCGTCGTCGGCACCACCATGACCAACGCCGACAATCACAGCAAGGTGGAGGAGATTAGCAGCAACAATGGTAATAACACAATGGAGGAGATGACTTTGGAGGATTTCTTGACTAAGGCTGGGGGGTGAGAGAGTGTGAGGACTGAGGAGAggcagagagagtgtgagactGAGTGACAGTGAGAGaggattagggttttttttttacggGTTGAGTTTGgataatatccataccctacccgaacAATTCGggtaatatccataccctacccggtTAAGCTCTACCCATTAAGAACCGGGTATTACCCGAAACATTTGGATCGGGTAGGGTTGGATATCCATTACCCAATGGGTATGGCCATCCCTAGAGATGATCTTGGAAAACAGATTTTGTAACTTAAGGACCTAGTTACTTACAAAACCTTTGCACATCTAGACTATCTATTATGACCTCTACAAACGCCTAAAAGTTCGCTATTAGTGACAAGAAGCAATGTTGTCACTAAAATTCACTTTTTAATGACGACAAATGTCGTCACCAATATAAAAATcacatatattatatttatcttGGCCACATATCAATGATGACACAGAAGATCATCACTAGCAAAAACAAGGTCTGTCACGAATATAAATCTTATTTTAGCAACGCAAATCTCATCgttaaaaaatttatggttgTCGCGGAAAAGTTTTTTGCACCATTCATGAAGTTGTCACACCATCTTATTAAAGACCTATCAACTAcgaacattttttttgttttttggcatttattgaaGACTATAAGTTGTCGTGGCTATTGTGTACTTATTTTTTGAATAGTTAGATCAATTAGAAATcaatagaataataaaataataaatttatttatttatttatttttagtcatttttaattatgttataGAGGGTCCGCCTACATAATGTGTACTTATTAGTAGCAACTTTTTGGTTGTTCGTTGATAATTTGGTCGCTAAAGACCTAAATTCTTATAGCAACTCATCATCCGCACAAATGAGAACATCTGGAACTTCAAGGAAccttcttgaagatttgctaCAGTGAACTCACTAGAAAAGTCACTGGAAAAGTTTTTGTGGTTTCAAATGTTTGAGGCTTTAGATGCATAGGAACACACAAatggtttttcttgttttagcTCTAGCATAAAGATGATTTCTCTATTTAGCTCTGGCATATCTGCCTCTAAAAGTTGTGCAACAAGTGGTTTATATATATGCACAAAGTAGGGATAAAACTCAAAACATagcaaaaacctttttttttttaactgaatttAGAttgcaaataaaatattaaaaaattgctTGTGCTTAGTTGGAGCAACCCTATGTCAACTTTCAAACAAAtctaatatttgtatttattttgaagCTTTAGATGTTTATTATCCAATAACTACTCATCTTTGAGGAGATCAAAACATTATTAACTGTCTTTTAAACAACTTTTGGCCCTAATTGATACAGCCTTATTTTGACATGTTTCGACACTATGATTTGCCCAACACACCTTGAGACGTTTTAATGCTTGATCTGTTCAATAAAGTACTCCAAGTTTTTTGCAGAAGATCCCCCTTTCCCAACACTCTCTCTGGCCATGTTCTTCAGCTTCAGTGAATTTGCTCTTATGTCATCATCAGAAAACAACTCTTCAATCTTCCTCTTAATTTCATGGCTTGTAATGATCCCATTGTCATCTTTTTTTAATGGTAAGCCAACCTTCCAACCATCACATATGCAGCTCTGGACATAATGTTGATCTCCAAACTGAGGCCAGCATAGGAAAGGAACTGCATTGCTTAAGCTCTCCAAGGTTGAGTTCCAACCGCAATGTGTCAAGAAACAGGCAACAGAAGGATGAGCCAACACCTTTTCTTGAGGTGCCCACTGAACAATTTTTCCATTAGCAAAACCATCTGGGTATTTGGGGTTGAACCCTTTGGTGAGGTCTGACTTTATCACCCACAGAAATGGCCGACCTgcaagttcaagtccaagtgctATTTGATCAAACTGGTGCTGGCTAATGGATACAAGTGACGTGCTGCCAAAGGCTACATAAATGACTGATCCAGCTGGTTGTTCATTGAGCCAGCTCAAGCAAGTTAAATCCTCTCTCCAAAGGTTTCCAACAGGATGCTCATTTGCCAGCAATGGACCAATAGGTAACATGTTTGGGAGTAAATCACTGGCTGCAGGGTGGAGGTCATGAAACCAGTGGCACAGTAGCCAGTTGGATACCTTCATCTTTTGCTGGATGGCAAGGGCATAAGAAAACATGGTCTTTTGCATCTCTAGGTTCTCTGGCCAGTTCCAGAAGAACTCAGAAGTGCTCAGAGCTGGTACGTTTGGTGACAATTGTATTTTCCCATCCTCTCTCGGAGTTCCTGCAGGTTCATTCTCCCTAGTGAAATTTcgaaaatcatatatttttctttgttttttttgtttttcataattcaatagttagggGAGGGGAGATTTGAAACCTGAACATCTCCAAGAGGCAAgaggtgccagttgagctaTATGGCTCTTGACttagaaaatcatatttataaGTGGTGATCTTGTCACAAAGCACATACATTATAAACAATAATTGGCAGTCTTTCCATAGCTTCACAGGCCTCAAGGCACTGCGATCCTGTTATGCTATAGACATTTTACTCATAATGGAAAACAAAATATGAAGAACTAGATATAATGATCCAATAGCAGaagtaaaaatgaaaagaaacaaaattaacacACAACAATCACTGTCACAGACTAACCATTTTTGTCAATGATGCCTGCCTCAAGAAGTTTCGGAATGTTAAGTGCCGAGGCCAAGAGTCCTGGTTCGGATGTCCAAAACACTGCCCGCTTGAGCCTCATCTTCTCAGCAATCTCCAGAGCCCACATAAAAGCTGCATCAGTAATAACACAAGTGATCTGATCATCATCACCACCCAATTGGTTAGCCTTCTTAATCAAGTCCTCAAGATGACCAGGCAAGACTTGAGCAATACTCGAACTGAGCTTCCTTTCATCTTTCCGATCATCCTCAGATTCCAAACCATCAGGGAGTGAGACTAGCCTCATCAGGTGCTGCTTCTCTCCCAGCTCTGGCAATGCATTCTTCATTCGTACATGTGTAAACTCTGTTATCACAAATGTCACCTTTACCTCATGATCAACTAGAAGGTGTGACAACTTCATGAATGGTGCAACATGCCCTTGTGATGGGTATGATATCAGTAACACATGAGCATTGGTTGCTCCCATGCTTTTAGAATTGGAGTTTATTTGGGTCTTTGTTTTATGGTGCGGTTCAGTCTCTCCGTACAATTGTGTTTGTTCGAATTTTGTAGGAAGATTAATATAGAATTCTAGCAGTGAATATTGAGTTTAAATTCCAATGTCCATTATCTAACTTGCAGTTTTAGTGGAATGATCGACAAATGATATGGTTCATTATGAGAATATTATAATTTCTCCACAATGagatcaaaattataatttctccacgattaattattaaatatggttaagaatttatttttcatataacaatttaagataaataatgaacattttatttctatatattattaatcatttattgtttttatcaaattaagagtaataatgtataataaagtaaatttattactattaatcttctttttttatcaaattaagcgtaataattaataataaagcaaatttattactattaatcAGTTAGAttaactagtaaaatctcttatggttaaataagagatctggagtttAATCTCTGTCTACACCAAAATAAAGACTAATCATCAGAAGTAAACGTCATAGGCTGAAACTCTCTctacaaaatcaaaacaaaaaattggaggacacaaaaaaaaaatcatttattatttttataaaatatgagtaataattgatatatttattactattaaatGATGTTcatcaattataataaaaataaaaaatatatttattaattttcgaatgcaatattattattcagagaaaaaaacaaaaaacaaaaaattggagtacaccaaaaaaaaatcatttattgtttttataaaaatatgagtaataattgatatatttattactattaaatGATGCTCATCaattataatacaaataataaaaaaaaagatatttataaatttttaaatttaataatattattcagaGCGTGAatgttctctttttttaatgaagaagCATTTGATTCCTCTTGTTCTCGTATCCCGACTGTGTcctgtatttttttaaaaatttttaaaaatgacacAACTGGGACACATATGTAGAAATGTCAAGTGTTAGACACGGGTACAACACCTCAAATAAAGTGTCTGTGTTTCCTAGCTTGTAACTTAATTGGCACAtctccatgcacaaagtgctaaGGCGAAAGGGTTTGAATTGTGAGATTAGCAGCACATTGTAactatctaaaaagaaaaaatcagagtacaccaaaaaaaaaaaatcatttattgtttttataaaatatgagtaataattgataataaagcatatttattactattaaatGATGTTCATCAACTATAATACAAatcaaaaataaagatatttattaattttcaaatgcaATATTATTGATTATTCAAAGCATGAATgttctctttgttttgtgaagAGGTATTTGATTCCTCTTATTCTCGTATCCCGATTGtgtcttgcatttttttttttttttaaatgacacaGTTGGGACATGCATGCAGAAGTTTTCAAGAAGTGTCAATTCCGACATGGGTAGAGCACCTGAAATAAAGTGTATATGCTTCCTAGCTTGTAACTTAATTGGCACATcttcatgcacaaagtgctaGGGTGAAAGGGTTTAAATTGTGAGATTAGCAACAAATTgtaactatctaaaaaaaaattttggagtacaccaaaaaaaatcatttattgtttttataaaatatgagtaataattgataataaagcatatttattactattaaatGATGTTCATCaattataatacaaataaaaaataaatttatttatttattttcaaatgcAATGTTATTATTTAGAGTGTGAATgttctctttgttttgtgaagaggtatttgaaagttcaaaaacgtgtaaaaaacACCTTAAtttaaacgtttagacccccaaattacaacttaaccaattcaagcaatatgtcaaacaactagtgtgcggaaacttaacatatgctataatatgaaactggttaaaaactatctaagccataacaaaataaaatttacagcagataataaaaaggcaaagataaagaggaaggaagatgcaaacgcaaagacaacacgcgatgtgttatcgaagaggaaaccgaagccctcggcgtaaaacctctccgccgccctccaagcggtaaacaatccactagaaaatacagttgggatacaaggacagcaatagaccctccaagcctaatctacccagtgcacctaagccctccaagcttcttgctccaacgaggttgcgccgaacctttttcttttctagcttcccggattccgctactaaaccgtagcatcaaccaatgaaaattggttccttcctaactgctacccagaaatccaaacaactgtctcacagtgatgatgatggtgagaaccaggtttgatataatacctctcaaggatttgacaatagagaggaagagagttgaggaatttgaagagtctttaaggtagagattgtaggtgaaacaatctggtttttctttagggtttctctctcaaaattctctttggaagctctctttcaatcgtgggtaaaaggggtatttatactggagtgagagaggaatgtgaaacgtcaagttttacaaaaacaggggtggctcgcggcttgacctcgcggcttgactaagtcgcgaaatccagtcgcgagataaccgtatggccagttgtcctgttttgtcctgtagtgctccagctagcatgactgttcatcttctagcatgcttggcacgtgtgctgcttctggcggcttgcagccgcgagtcacccgcgagtcccagccgcgagtctctgttttcttgcacactcttgagcaatcttcactctatctcactcactacccttacatcaaacc contains the following coding sequences:
- the LOC115960450 gene encoding UDP-glycosyltransferase 83A1-like, which encodes MGATNAHVLLISYPSQGHVAPFMKLSHLLVDHEVKVTFVITEFTHVRMKNALPELGEKQHLMRLVSLPDGLESEDDRKDERKLSSSIAQVLPGHLEDLIKKANQLGGDDDQITCVITDAAFMWALEIAEKMRLKRAVFWTSEPGLLASALNIPKLLEAGIIDKNGTPREDGKIQLSPNVPALSTSEFFWNWPENLEMQKTMFSYALAIQQKMKVSNWLLCHWFHDLHPAASDLLPNMLPIGPLLANEHPVGNLWREDLTCLSWLNEQPAGSVIYVAFGSTSLVSISQHQFDQIALGLELAGRPFLWVIKSDLTKGFNPKYPDGFANGKIVQWAPQEKVLAHPSVACFLTHCGWNSTLESLSNAVPFLCWPQFGDQHYVQSCICDGWKVGLPLKKDDNGIITSHEIKRKIEELFSDDDIRANSLKLKNMARESVGKGGSSAKNLEYFIEQIKH